Proteins from one Catenuloplanes atrovinosus genomic window:
- a CDS encoding neutral zinc metallopeptidase, with the protein MRRRVVAALIAGAVLAVGCAVGDGVGGGGTTGAADNPGRASNEDEFATDIESAVTVAEQYWNDVFRQSGLAFEPVREIVPYREDGEVACARQPIPARNAVYCSAGDFIAYDIEWAFGAFGQIGDAFVYYLLGHEYAHGVQVRFGLQYEYTIEQELQADCMAGAYLGGSIQAGRLQIEDGDMEELRTGLLAVGDDPSQPWFAPNAHGTAEQRTNAFFSGYERGLDVCDIS; encoded by the coding sequence GTGAGAAGACGCGTGGTGGCCGCGCTGATCGCGGGCGCGGTGCTGGCGGTCGGCTGTGCCGTCGGGGACGGGGTCGGCGGCGGCGGGACGACCGGCGCCGCCGACAACCCGGGCCGGGCCAGCAACGAGGACGAGTTCGCCACGGACATCGAGTCCGCGGTCACGGTCGCGGAGCAGTACTGGAACGACGTGTTCCGGCAGAGCGGCCTCGCCTTCGAGCCGGTTCGGGAGATCGTCCCGTACCGGGAGGACGGCGAGGTCGCCTGCGCGCGGCAGCCGATCCCCGCGCGCAACGCGGTCTACTGCTCGGCCGGCGACTTCATCGCGTACGACATCGAGTGGGCGTTCGGCGCGTTCGGGCAGATCGGCGACGCGTTCGTCTACTACCTGCTCGGCCACGAGTACGCGCACGGCGTCCAGGTCCGGTTCGGGCTCCAGTACGAGTACACGATCGAGCAGGAGCTCCAGGCCGACTGCATGGCCGGCGCCTACCTCGGCGGCTCGATCCAGGCCGGCCGGCTCCAGATCGAGGACGGGGACATGGAGGAGCTGCGCACCGGCCTGCTCGCTGTCGGTGACGACCCCAGCCAGCCGTGGTTCGCGCCGAACGCGCACGGCACCGCCGAGCAGCGGACCAACGCGTTCTTCAGCGGCTACGAACGCGGCCTGGACGTCTGCGACATCAGCTGA
- a CDS encoding SDR family NAD(P)-dependent oxidoreductase encodes MDLELTGKRVLVTGASKGLGLGIVRAFLGEGAEVVAVARRGTAELDATGATFVAADLARADGPRRMVDAVLAGDGRLDVLVNNAGGGELPDDAFGDTFDGDDDVWSEVVAFNLLSVVRVTRAALPALTASRGAVVNIGSNSARVPGAAPLPYAAAKAALAMVSRGLAERLAASGVRVNTVSPAGVRSYTHEGPDGYTARLAAHLGMDHATLLEALPRQGGMLTGRLAEPDEIARAVLLLASPTLPSAIGQNWSIDAGAVKTT; translated from the coding sequence ATGGATCTGGAGCTGACGGGCAAGCGCGTCCTGGTCACCGGCGCCAGCAAGGGGCTCGGCCTGGGGATCGTCAGAGCCTTTCTCGGTGAGGGCGCCGAGGTGGTCGCGGTGGCCCGGCGCGGCACGGCCGAGCTGGACGCCACCGGCGCCACGTTCGTCGCCGCGGACCTGGCCCGGGCGGACGGGCCGCGACGGATGGTGGACGCCGTGCTCGCCGGCGACGGCCGGCTCGACGTCCTGGTCAACAACGCGGGCGGCGGCGAACTGCCGGACGACGCCTTCGGCGACACGTTCGACGGCGACGACGACGTCTGGTCCGAGGTGGTCGCGTTCAACCTCCTCTCGGTGGTACGCGTGACCAGGGCCGCGCTGCCGGCGCTGACCGCGTCGCGCGGGGCCGTGGTCAACATCGGGTCCAACTCGGCCCGGGTGCCCGGCGCCGCGCCGCTGCCGTACGCCGCCGCCAAGGCCGCGCTGGCCATGGTGTCGCGCGGACTGGCGGAACGGCTGGCGGCCTCGGGCGTACGGGTCAACACCGTGTCGCCGGCCGGCGTGCGCTCATACACGCACGAGGGCCCGGACGGCTACACCGCGCGGCTCGCCGCGCACCTCGGCATGGACCACGCCACGCTGCTGGAGGCGCTGCCGCGCCAGGGCGGCATGCTCACCGGACGGCTGGCCGAGCCGGACGAGATCGCCCGCGCCGTCCTGCTCCTCGCCTCCCCCACCCTCCCGAGCGCCATCGGCCAGAACTGGTCCATCGACGCCGGCGCCGTCAAAACCACCTAA
- a CDS encoding PAC2 family protein, translated as MTEFDGLPMLRSPVAVAAFEGWNDAADASTAAVEHLEQVWDARKVTELDPEEFYDFQVSRPTVTMAEGETRSIEWPSTKFMVASPPGAERDVVLIRGIEPSMRWRTFCEQILEVCHSMEINKVVLLGALLADVPYSRPLPISGGATEVGAAERYKLVPTRYDGPTGIVGVLHDAATRADLEAVSFWVHVPHYANNPPCPKATLALLHRIEDVLDIPVPTADLEEETAEWEERVRAAAEQDAELGEYVRELEERSQDAGIQPLSGDEIAKEFEKYLRRRGGSPGPTAGSW; from the coding sequence GTGACGGAGTTCGACGGGCTGCCCATGCTGCGATCCCCGGTGGCGGTCGCGGCGTTCGAGGGTTGGAACGACGCGGCCGACGCGTCGACGGCCGCCGTCGAGCACCTGGAACAGGTGTGGGACGCACGCAAGGTCACCGAGCTCGATCCTGAGGAGTTCTACGACTTCCAGGTCAGCCGCCCGACGGTGACCATGGCCGAGGGCGAGACGCGCAGCATCGAGTGGCCGAGCACGAAGTTCATGGTGGCCAGCCCGCCCGGCGCGGAGCGCGACGTGGTGCTGATCCGCGGCATCGAGCCGAGCATGCGCTGGCGCACGTTCTGCGAGCAGATCCTCGAGGTCTGCCACAGCATGGAGATCAACAAGGTGGTGCTGCTCGGCGCGCTGCTGGCCGACGTGCCGTACTCGCGGCCACTGCCGATCAGCGGCGGCGCCACCGAGGTCGGCGCGGCCGAGCGCTACAAGCTGGTCCCGACCCGCTACGACGGGCCGACCGGCATCGTGGGCGTGCTGCACGACGCGGCCACCCGGGCCGACCTGGAGGCGGTCTCGTTCTGGGTGCACGTGCCGCACTACGCGAACAACCCGCCCTGCCCGAAGGCGACGCTGGCGCTGCTGCACCGCATCGAGGACGTGCTCGACATCCCGGTCCCCACCGCCGACCTGGAGGAGGAGACCGCCGAGTGGGAGGAGCGCGTCCGCGCCGCCGCCGAGCAGGACGCCGAACTCGGCGAATACGTGCGCGAGCTGGAGGAACGCTCCCAGGACGCCGGCATCCAGCCCCTGTCCGGCGACGAGATCGCCAAGGAGTTCGAGAAGTACCTGCGCCGCCGCGGCGGCTCCCCCGGCCCCACCGCCGGCTCCTGGTAA
- a CDS encoding GntR family transcriptional regulator produces the protein MAQINPGAAEFPHRQIADQLRTQIRRGDWQPGERLPSIPGIAEQYGVAKQTVQRAIDQLRVEGLLITKPGSGTYVRGTRRRLNRLSRGRYGGHRGYHADLAARYRQQLIEVTRAPAPAEVADAFGVKDGTDLIVRRHLVRVDDSPVEVGAAWFRVQDAAGTSLERMEAFGRPLYQEAEEVIGRRYASASDVISARQPSREEAMILQIRPDTPVLHLLHVAFDPAHKPIEVSQATWPGPQTTLTEQYTIPAPTPDPDPDPGLTLA, from the coding sequence ATGGCCCAGATCAATCCCGGCGCCGCCGAGTTCCCGCACCGGCAGATCGCCGACCAGCTCAGGACGCAGATCCGCCGTGGCGACTGGCAGCCCGGCGAGCGCCTGCCGTCGATCCCGGGCATCGCCGAGCAGTACGGCGTGGCGAAGCAGACCGTGCAGCGCGCCATCGACCAACTGCGCGTGGAAGGGCTGCTGATCACCAAGCCGGGCTCCGGCACGTACGTGCGAGGCACCCGCCGCCGGCTCAACCGCCTCTCCCGGGGGCGCTACGGCGGGCACCGCGGCTACCACGCGGATCTCGCGGCCCGCTACCGGCAACAGCTCATCGAGGTCACCCGCGCGCCCGCGCCGGCCGAGGTGGCGGACGCGTTCGGCGTGAAGGACGGCACCGACCTGATCGTGCGGCGGCACCTGGTCCGGGTGGACGACTCCCCCGTCGAGGTCGGCGCCGCGTGGTTCCGCGTGCAGGACGCCGCCGGCACCAGCCTGGAGCGGATGGAGGCGTTCGGCCGCCCGCTCTACCAGGAGGCCGAGGAGGTCATCGGCCGCCGGTACGCGTCCGCCAGCGACGTGATCAGCGCACGCCAGCCGTCCCGCGAGGAGGCGATGATCCTCCAGATCCGCCCGGACACGCCCGTGCTGCACCTGCTGCACGTGGCCTTCGACCCCGCGCACAAGCCGATCGAGGTCTCCCAGGCCACCTGGCCCGGCCCGCAGACCACCCTCACCGAGCAGTACACGATCCCCGCCCCCACACCCGACCCCGACCCCGACCCGGGCCTCACCCTCGCCTAA
- a CDS encoding MSMEG_4193 family putative phosphomutase: MATVLLLRHGRTTANASGTLAGRQPVELDDAGRGQAAAVGARLVGLPLAAVVSSPLLRCRQTVSLALPDVLPQLEDGIVECDYGAWEGQPLKKLAKDPLWPVVQQHPSAAVFPGGEGMAAMASRAVAAVRRWDEKITAEHGPEAVWLACSHGDVIKAIAADALGLHLDQFQRIVADPASVTAIRYTATRPFVLRSNDTGGDLASLVPPPVKKHRGRRATAPAESDAAVGGGAGGGQLP; encoded by the coding sequence GTGGCAACCGTCCTTCTCCTCCGGCACGGGCGGACCACCGCCAACGCCTCCGGCACGCTCGCCGGCCGACAGCCCGTCGAGCTGGACGACGCCGGCCGTGGCCAGGCCGCCGCGGTCGGCGCCCGGCTCGTCGGGCTGCCGCTGGCCGCGGTGGTCTCCAGTCCGCTGCTGCGCTGCCGGCAGACGGTCTCGCTCGCGCTGCCGGACGTGCTGCCGCAGCTGGAGGACGGCATCGTGGAGTGCGACTACGGCGCCTGGGAGGGCCAGCCGCTGAAGAAGCTGGCCAAGGACCCGCTCTGGCCGGTGGTGCAGCAGCACCCGAGCGCGGCCGTCTTCCCCGGCGGTGAGGGGATGGCCGCGATGGCGTCCCGGGCCGTGGCCGCGGTCCGCCGCTGGGACGAGAAGATCACGGCGGAGCACGGGCCGGAGGCGGTCTGGCTGGCGTGCAGCCACGGCGACGTGATCAAGGCGATCGCCGCGGACGCGCTCGGCCTGCACCTGGACCAGTTCCAGCGGATCGTGGCGGACCCGGCCTCGGTGACCGCGATCCGCTACACCGCGACCCGCCCGTTCGTGCTGCGCTCCAACGACACCGGCGGCGACCTGGCCTCGCTGGTCCCGCCGCCGGTCAAGAAGCACCGGGGCCGCCGCGCGACCGCGCCCGCGGAGTCGGACGCGGCCGTCGGCGGCGGTGCCGGTGGCGGCCAGTTGCCGTGA
- a CDS encoding TM2 domain-containing protein: MPYGGGGAPPRHAISWAVMLPEWERLRIQRAEAEFASVQKRARVAVALWVVMGVFGGHRFYLGDTAQSAAMLFTLGGLGVWTLIDGFFLLRRVRVVNGRRRAAIMARHGIIEQTA; encoded by the coding sequence ATGCCGTACGGCGGGGGCGGCGCGCCACCGCGACACGCGATATCGTGGGCGGTGATGCTGCCGGAGTGGGAACGTCTGCGGATCCAGCGGGCCGAGGCGGAGTTCGCCTCGGTGCAGAAGCGCGCGCGGGTCGCCGTCGCGCTCTGGGTCGTGATGGGCGTGTTCGGCGGGCACCGGTTCTATCTCGGCGATACCGCGCAGTCCGCGGCCATGCTGTTCACGCTCGGCGGGCTCGGCGTGTGGACGCTGATCGACGGCTTCTTCCTGCTCCGCCGGGTGCGGGTGGTCAACGGCCGCCGGCGTGCCGCGATCATGGCCCGGCACGGCATCATCGAGCAGACCGCCTGA
- a CDS encoding DUF3090 domain-containing protein, whose translation MTHQVHAFEPPDRFVAGTVGTPGDRTFFLQARGGGRVVSVALEKVQVSLLAEKLEELLAEAHRRFGVDLPVLAAGADPDNDPLDTPVDEEFRVGTLGLAFDVDTATVIIEAIAAGEGEQELIGDDDDADDEAEEPDDDLDRLRVRLTPEATRAFIDRARRVLSAGRPPCPLCGQPLDPRGHLCPRHNGYHR comes from the coding sequence ATGACCCACCAGGTGCATGCGTTCGAGCCGCCGGACCGGTTCGTCGCCGGGACCGTGGGGACGCCCGGCGACCGGACGTTCTTCCTCCAGGCCCGGGGTGGCGGCCGAGTGGTCAGCGTGGCGCTGGAGAAGGTCCAGGTGTCCCTGCTCGCGGAGAAGCTTGAGGAATTGCTCGCCGAGGCGCACCGCCGCTTCGGCGTCGACCTGCCCGTGCTCGCCGCCGGCGCCGACCCCGACAACGACCCGCTCGACACCCCCGTCGACGAGGAGTTCCGGGTCGGCACGCTGGGCCTCGCGTTCGACGTGGACACCGCCACCGTCATCATCGAGGCGATCGCGGCCGGTGAGGGCGAGCAGGAGCTGATCGGCGACGACGACGACGCCGACGACGAGGCCGAGGAGCCCGACGACGACCTCGACCGGCTGCGCGTCCGGCTGACCCCGGAGGCCACCCGCGCGTTCATCGACCGGGCCCGCCGCGTGCTCTCCGCCGGCCGCCCGCCGTGCCCGCTCTGCGGCCAGCCGCTCGACCCGCGCGGCCACCTCTGCCCGCGCCACAACGGCTACCATCGCTGA
- a CDS encoding HAD family hydrolase: MLFDMDGTLIDSEKVWEIAIVELGRSYGGEISEAARAAMVGTAMEESMRIMHRDLGQPWRDPAAGALALEDRVVELFRSGLVWRPGAMVLLAAVRAAGIPTALVTSTRRRLVEVALDTLGRDSFDVVVCGDEVSANKPDPAPYRTAADALGVDITACVAIEDSPAGIASARAAGATVLAVPCELDLSHLHGETGIHLRGSLADVDVPHLATLLVPRKDL, encoded by the coding sequence GTGCTCTTCGACATGGACGGCACCCTGATCGACAGCGAGAAGGTCTGGGAGATCGCCATCGTGGAGCTGGGCCGCTCCTACGGCGGCGAGATCTCCGAGGCCGCGCGCGCCGCCATGGTCGGCACCGCGATGGAGGAGTCCATGCGGATCATGCACCGGGACCTGGGCCAGCCGTGGCGCGACCCGGCCGCCGGCGCCCTGGCGCTGGAGGACCGCGTCGTCGAGCTGTTCCGCTCCGGCCTGGTCTGGCGGCCCGGCGCCATGGTGCTGCTGGCCGCGGTCCGCGCCGCCGGCATCCCGACCGCGCTGGTCACCTCCACCCGCCGCCGGCTGGTCGAGGTCGCGCTGGACACGCTCGGCCGCGACTCGTTCGACGTCGTGGTCTGCGGCGACGAGGTCAGCGCGAACAAGCCCGACCCGGCCCCGTACCGGACGGCCGCGGACGCGCTCGGCGTCGACATCACCGCGTGTGTCGCGATCGAGGACTCGCCGGCCGGCATCGCGTCCGCCCGCGCGGCCGGCGCCACCGTGCTCGCGGTCCCGTGCGAGCTCGACCTCAGCCACCTGCACGGCGAGACCGGCATCCACCTGCGCGGTTCCCTCGCCGACGTCGACGTCCCGCACCTGGCGACGCTGCTCGTACCGCGGAAGGATCTTTAA
- a CDS encoding LysR family transcriptional regulator, with product METRELRYFVAVAEESHYGRAAARLGIAQPALTRTVQKLERRLGTPLFVRSGRTVSLTPAGSVLLREGRNALDAVEAADRRTRRAGRAEAERPGIALATKAGVSVDLLAALLDAYAAEPGAVPVDVVPAQIGEPERMLRDGRADVALLHLPDDDPATGLDREDIATEGVIVVLPGGHPLAARPALTLAELPDLPRPRWPRTDGSYPDGPGPAFLDSAQLFQLIALGRACAVLPESARPSLPRGVAAVPVTDAAPLTVHLVWPAHSRSRDVAALVRVATRLR from the coding sequence GTGGAGACCCGTGAACTGCGCTATTTCGTCGCCGTCGCCGAGGAGTCGCACTACGGGCGCGCGGCCGCGCGGCTCGGCATCGCGCAGCCGGCGCTGACCCGCACGGTGCAGAAGCTGGAGCGCCGCCTCGGCACCCCGCTGTTCGTCCGGTCCGGCCGCACGGTCAGTCTCACCCCGGCCGGCTCGGTGCTGCTGCGCGAGGGCCGCAACGCGCTCGACGCGGTGGAGGCGGCCGACCGCCGCACCCGCCGCGCCGGGCGGGCGGAGGCGGAGCGGCCCGGTATCGCGCTGGCGACGAAGGCCGGCGTCTCCGTCGACCTGCTGGCCGCGCTGCTCGACGCGTACGCCGCGGAGCCGGGCGCGGTGCCCGTGGACGTGGTGCCGGCGCAGATCGGCGAGCCGGAGCGGATGCTGCGCGACGGCCGGGCCGACGTGGCGCTGCTGCACCTGCCGGACGACGATCCCGCCACCGGCCTCGACCGGGAGGACATCGCCACCGAGGGCGTGATCGTGGTGTTGCCCGGTGGGCACCCGCTCGCGGCCCGGCCCGCACTGACCCTGGCCGAGCTGCCCGACCTTCCGCGGCCGCGCTGGCCCCGTACGGACGGCAGCTACCCGGACGGTCCCGGCCCCGCGTTCCTGGACAGCGCGCAGCTGTTCCAGCTGATCGCTCTCGGCCGGGCCTGCGCGGTGCTGCCCGAGTCGGCCCGGCCGTCGCTGCCCCGCGGCGTCGCGGCGGTGCCGGTCACGGACGCGGCGCCGCTCACGGTGCACCTGGTCTGGCCCGCGCACAGCCGGTCACGGGACGTCGCCGCGCTGGTACGGGTCGCCACGCGGCTTCGATGA
- a CDS encoding SCO1664 family protein, which produces MTSTETERVLDEPDALQLLRRGELELEGRLVDASNTTLRAFVTLDGITRRCVYKPVRGERPLWDFPDGTLAGREVSAYLVSSWLGERDPGFALIPPTILRDGPLGPGACQLWIDEPDDAEQVVGFVPVWELPPGWFRVASAEDEDGERYALAHADDERLARLAVLDAVLNNADRKGGHVLLGPGGRIYGVDHGICFHTEEKLRTVLWGWSGKRLPDWALAALEQLRAGLRGDLGEALDEHLTTAEVDAARRRVARLYARRKFPDPPEGWPAVPWPPI; this is translated from the coding sequence GTGACGTCCACCGAGACCGAGCGCGTGCTGGACGAGCCGGACGCGCTCCAACTGCTGCGCCGCGGCGAGCTCGAGCTGGAGGGCCGGCTCGTCGACGCGTCCAACACCACGCTGCGTGCGTTCGTGACGCTCGACGGGATCACCCGCCGGTGCGTCTACAAGCCGGTGCGCGGCGAGCGCCCGCTCTGGGACTTCCCGGACGGCACGCTCGCCGGGCGCGAGGTCTCCGCCTACCTGGTCTCGTCCTGGCTGGGCGAGCGGGACCCGGGCTTCGCGCTGATCCCGCCGACCATATTGCGCGACGGGCCGCTCGGCCCCGGCGCCTGCCAGCTCTGGATCGACGAGCCGGACGACGCCGAACAGGTGGTCGGCTTCGTCCCGGTCTGGGAGCTGCCGCCCGGCTGGTTCCGGGTCGCGTCCGCGGAGGACGAGGACGGTGAGCGATACGCGCTGGCCCACGCGGACGACGAGCGGCTGGCCCGGCTCGCCGTGCTGGACGCGGTGCTCAACAACGCGGACCGCAAGGGCGGGCACGTGCTGCTCGGCCCCGGCGGCCGGATCTACGGCGTCGACCACGGCATCTGCTTCCACACGGAGGAGAAGCTGCGGACCGTGCTGTGGGGCTGGTCCGGCAAGCGGCTGCCCGACTGGGCGCTGGCCGCGCTGGAGCAGTTGCGGGCCGGGCTGCGTGGCGACCTCGGCGAGGCGCTGGACGAGCACCTGACCACGGCCGAGGTCGACGCGGCGCGACGGCGGGTGGCGCGGCTCTACGCGCGCCGCAAGTTCCCCGACCCGCCGGAGGGCTGGCCGGCCGTACCGTGGCCGCCGATCTGA
- the mshC gene encoding cysteine--1-D-myo-inosityl 2-amino-2-deoxy-alpha-D-glucopyranoside ligase — translation MDAWTGHEVPGLPGDGRPLSLYDASRQGVFPVTASAGPASMYVCGITPYDATHLGHAATMIAFDLVNRVWRDTGRDVNYVQNVTDIDDPLLERAARDGEDWVVLAMRETALFREDMEALRIIPPRHYVGAVESIPEIASRVAGLLADGSAYRLDDGTGDVYFDLAVAAPRFGYESRLSREEMLPLFAERGGDPERAGKKDPLDPLLWRGTREGEPAWDGGALGPGRPGWHIECAVIALGLLGDRIDVQGGGNDLIFPHHECSAAHAERLTGVAPFAGHYTHAGMIGLNGEKMSKSRGNLVFVSRLRADHVDPMAIRLALIADHYRADRQWTDDLLKTAQQRLSRWREAIARNGGPSGTAVLEAVRTRLADDLDTTGALAAVDEWAAATLAGDPADPDAPRLVADTVDALLGVRL, via the coding sequence ATGGATGCATGGACCGGGCACGAGGTGCCGGGGCTGCCGGGTGACGGGCGGCCGCTGAGCTTGTACGACGCGTCCCGGCAGGGCGTCTTCCCGGTGACGGCGTCCGCCGGGCCCGCCTCGATGTACGTCTGCGGCATCACGCCATACGACGCGACGCACCTCGGTCACGCCGCCACGATGATCGCGTTCGACCTGGTCAACCGCGTCTGGCGGGACACCGGCCGGGACGTGAACTACGTGCAGAACGTGACCGACATCGATGACCCGCTGCTGGAGCGCGCCGCGCGCGACGGCGAGGACTGGGTCGTGCTCGCGATGCGCGAGACCGCGCTGTTCCGCGAGGACATGGAGGCGCTGCGAATCATCCCGCCGCGGCACTACGTGGGCGCCGTGGAGTCCATCCCGGAGATCGCGAGCCGGGTGGCCGGCCTGCTCGCCGACGGCTCCGCGTACCGCCTCGACGACGGCACCGGCGACGTCTACTTCGACCTCGCGGTCGCGGCACCCCGATTCGGGTACGAGTCCCGCCTGAGCCGCGAGGAGATGCTGCCGCTCTTCGCCGAACGCGGCGGCGACCCGGAACGCGCGGGCAAGAAGGACCCGCTGGACCCGCTGCTCTGGCGCGGCACCCGCGAGGGCGAGCCGGCCTGGGACGGCGGCGCACTCGGCCCCGGCCGCCCCGGCTGGCACATCGAGTGCGCGGTGATCGCGCTCGGCCTGCTCGGCGACCGGATCGACGTACAGGGCGGCGGCAACGACCTGATCTTCCCGCACCACGAGTGCTCCGCCGCGCACGCCGAGCGCCTCACCGGCGTCGCACCGTTCGCCGGCCACTACACGCACGCCGGCATGATCGGCCTCAACGGCGAGAAAATGTCCAAGTCCCGCGGCAACCTCGTCTTCGTGTCCCGCCTGCGCGCCGACCACGTCGACCCGATGGCGATCCGGCTGGCACTCATCGCCGACCACTACCGCGCCGATCGACAATGGACGGACGACCTCCTCAAGACCGCACAACAGCGCCTGTCCCGCTGGCGCGAGGCGATCGCCCGCAACGGCGGCCCATCCGGCACCGCGGTCCTGGAGGCGGTGCGCACCCGGCTGGCCGACGACCTCGACACGACCGGCGCACTGGCCGCCGTGGACGAGTGGGCCGCGGCCACGCTGGCCGGCGACCCGGCCGACCCGGACGCCCCCCGCCTGGTCGCGGACACCGTCGACGCACTCCTCGGCGTGCGCCTCTAA